From Rubrivirga sp. SAORIC476, a single genomic window includes:
- a CDS encoding SEC-C metal-binding domain-containing protein, translating into MDETTVFKPPAFCRECGEMTFDHGLTFEGRNFSVSGMALVLGDRTCDCGGDLEIGNIAVRKGQVYFLEQAYRVLSRPDIGPSDLQMLLRLIDRAQREKLSQGDLRESIEREAPGLKPIADLMVPNDPGSFWAMLAVLASVIQILLNKPRRSTKRLDRKSRRAVSGPNASCPCGSGAKFKHCHGRSGTGSSPEDE; encoded by the coding sequence ATGGACGAGACGACCGTATTCAAGCCACCCGCCTTTTGCAGAGAGTGTGGCGAAATGACTTTCGATCACGGTCTCACCTTCGAGGGCAGAAACTTTTCGGTCTCTGGAATGGCCCTCGTCCTTGGCGACAGGACCTGCGACTGCGGAGGAGACCTTGAGATAGGAAACATTGCGGTTCGTAAAGGACAAGTGTACTTCCTAGAGCAGGCATACCGCGTCCTCTCCCGCCCCGACATCGGGCCCTCGGACCTGCAGATGTTGTTGCGCCTGATCGACCGAGCGCAGCGTGAGAAGCTATCCCAGGGGGACCTGAGAGAGTCGATAGAGAGAGAAGCGCCTGGGCTCAAGCCCATCGCGGATCTCATGGTCCCGAACGATCCGGGTTCATTCTGGGCCATGCTCGCCGTGCTTGCCTCTGTCATACAGATACTCCTCAACAAGCCGAGACGTAGTACGAAACGGCTGGACAGGAAATCCCGCAGAGCCGTCTCCGGCCCTAATGCTTCGTGTCCGTGTGGGAGCGGGGCCAAGTTCAAGCACTGTCACGGACGATCCGGTACCGGCAGTTCTCCTGAGGACGAGTAA
- a CDS encoding glycosyltransferase family 2 protein, translating into MRVSVVIPARNEEGSVGAVVREMLATGLVGEVVVTDNGSRDGTAAEARAAGATVVSEPRAGYGRACLAALAEVRRRPPEVVVFVDADRSDDPADLSALLAPLVRDEADLVIGSRVLGQRAGRVEAGALLPQARWGNALACALVRLRWGARFTDLGPFRAIRWDAYERLGMRDETFGWTVEMQVRAVRAGLRTAEVPVAYRKRVGKSQITGTLNGTVRAGTKILWTVGAHALRGPLPR; encoded by the coding sequence ATGCGCGTCTCCGTGGTGATCCCGGCGCGAAACGAGGAGGGCTCGGTGGGCGCCGTCGTCCGCGAGATGCTGGCGACGGGCCTCGTCGGCGAAGTCGTGGTGACCGACAACGGCTCACGCGACGGGACGGCGGCCGAGGCGCGGGCCGCGGGCGCGACGGTGGTCTCGGAGCCCCGAGCGGGCTACGGGCGGGCCTGCCTGGCAGCCCTCGCCGAGGTGCGCCGCCGTCCGCCCGAGGTGGTCGTGTTCGTGGACGCCGACCGCAGCGACGACCCGGCCGACCTCAGTGCCCTGCTGGCGCCCCTTGTCCGCGACGAGGCCGACCTCGTGATCGGGAGCCGCGTGCTCGGCCAGCGCGCGGGGCGTGTCGAGGCGGGGGCGCTGCTGCCGCAGGCGCGCTGGGGCAACGCGCTCGCCTGCGCGCTGGTGCGCCTCCGCTGGGGCGCGCGCTTCACCGACCTCGGCCCGTTCCGCGCGATCCGCTGGGACGCCTACGAGCGGCTCGGGATGCGCGACGAGACGTTCGGGTGGACGGTCGAGATGCAGGTCCGCGCCGTTCGCGCCGGGCTGCGGACGGCCGAGGTGCCGGTGGCGTACCGCAAGCGCGTCGGGAAGTCGCAGATCACGGGGACCCTCAACGGGACCGTCCGCGCCGGGACCAAAATCCTGTGGACGGTCGGGGCACACGCTCTGCGAGGGCCGCTCCCCCGGTAG
- a CDS encoding carboxypeptidase regulatory-like domain-containing protein, which produces MIRPLTLLAMLLVAGPAAAQADLFGVVADAESAGPIVGAAVVLTDSAGTVRGRGAGTEGQFVFRGLLSGRYVLRVTALGYAPLVDTLALADGERRDLAVSLTPRTAALGAVEVEAIEGAAVREPGLTRLRPADLAALPTLDPGGDLASGILAQPGVSTLGDRGGQLSVRGGTPTQNLVLVDGIPLFQPFHLLGGYSALPAGVVRSADVYAGGWPARFGGRIASVVDVTGRTGHKRRVGGAVTASPVLLGAEVELPIVPGDMSFLGSVRQSVVEQSGEALGIALPYRFSDAYGKLHARLDATSTLQGTVLFADDEGDLGINGNRITTRTEAAGGQFFSISSAFAAAIDVSAYWSRFTTTFDPIGAPFREASAETFGGRFGYVYYVGPHTVRTGIQASSYLFQYSFQPNAETGQNTSEGSIFVDADLDLGAGVRLEPGLRVQTFPAQARTTSVEPRLLMSWATGPSLFRAAAGVYRQEIVGLQDQRDVGDVFTAWTTTQTAFPVPTAVHRLVGWEGGFGPVRLGVEGYAKALSGQTILLDGRLLSTNGNARGVEVTAALRRPGLRLDARYGAQSLTYRDAERTYRPPFHRPHRLSVDGRVERGPFALAAAFQLTSGRPISEVAGAYLDLTEAIARGIPIEAASGPGVVLFAPEPYGGRTPPYARLDVSAEWAVRIPGARAVVQAAVLNATDRANVFYYDALRAEPVNQLPLLPTLGLRVEVE; this is translated from the coding sequence GTGATTCGCCCCCTCACCCTGCTCGCCATGCTCCTGGTCGCCGGCCCCGCCGCGGCCCAGGCCGACCTGTTCGGCGTCGTGGCCGATGCCGAGTCGGCGGGGCCCATCGTGGGCGCGGCGGTGGTGCTGACCGACAGTGCGGGCACGGTACGCGGGCGGGGCGCCGGGACTGAGGGCCAGTTCGTCTTCCGCGGGCTCCTGTCGGGTCGCTACGTGCTTCGCGTGACGGCGCTCGGGTACGCGCCGCTCGTCGACACGCTCGCCCTGGCCGACGGCGAGCGCCGCGACCTGGCCGTGTCGCTGACACCGCGGACGGCCGCCCTCGGCGCCGTCGAGGTGGAGGCGATCGAGGGCGCGGCGGTGCGGGAGCCCGGCCTGACGCGCCTCCGCCCGGCCGACCTCGCGGCGCTCCCCACCCTCGACCCCGGCGGCGACCTCGCCTCGGGCATCCTCGCCCAACCCGGCGTGAGCACCCTCGGCGACCGCGGCGGGCAGCTCTCCGTCCGCGGCGGCACGCCGACGCAGAACCTGGTGCTGGTGGACGGCATCCCGCTCTTCCAGCCGTTCCACCTGCTCGGCGGCTACAGCGCGCTCCCGGCGGGCGTCGTCCGCTCGGCGGACGTGTACGCGGGCGGGTGGCCAGCCCGCTTCGGCGGTCGGATCGCGTCGGTGGTGGACGTGACCGGGCGGACGGGCCACAAGCGGCGCGTCGGCGGGGCGGTGACGGCGTCGCCGGTGCTCCTCGGCGCCGAAGTGGAGCTTCCGATCGTGCCGGGCGACATGTCGTTCCTCGGCTCGGTGCGCCAGTCGGTCGTGGAGCAGTCGGGCGAGGCGCTCGGCATCGCGCTGCCGTACCGGTTCTCGGACGCCTACGGCAAGCTCCACGCACGCCTCGACGCGACCTCGACGCTCCAGGGGACGGTCCTCTTCGCCGACGACGAGGGCGATCTCGGCATCAACGGCAACCGCATCACCACGCGGACCGAGGCGGCGGGCGGGCAGTTCTTCTCGATCTCGTCGGCCTTCGCGGCGGCCATCGACGTGAGCGCCTACTGGTCGCGGTTCACGACCACGTTCGATCCCATCGGGGCTCCCTTCCGGGAGGCGTCGGCGGAGACGTTCGGCGGACGCTTCGGGTACGTCTACTACGTCGGGCCCCACACCGTACGGACGGGCATCCAGGCGTCCTCGTACCTGTTCCAGTACAGCTTCCAGCCGAACGCAGAGACGGGCCAGAACACGAGCGAGGGGTCGATCTTCGTCGACGCCGACCTCGACCTCGGGGCGGGCGTCCGCCTGGAGCCGGGGCTCCGCGTGCAGACGTTCCCCGCGCAAGCGCGGACGACCTCCGTCGAGCCGCGGCTGCTGATGTCCTGGGCGACGGGGCCGAGCCTCTTCCGAGCGGCGGCGGGCGTGTACCGGCAGGAGATCGTCGGCTTGCAGGACCAGCGCGATGTGGGCGACGTGTTCACGGCCTGGACGACCACCCAGACGGCCTTCCCCGTGCCGACGGCCGTTCACAGGCTCGTCGGCTGGGAGGGCGGGTTCGGGCCGGTGCGGCTCGGCGTGGAGGGGTACGCGAAGGCGCTCTCGGGCCAGACGATCCTCCTGGACGGTCGCCTCCTCTCCACCAATGGCAACGCCCGCGGCGTGGAGGTAACCGCGGCCCTCCGGCGCCCCGGCCTCCGCCTCGACGCCCGCTACGGCGCCCAGTCACTGACGTACCGCGACGCCGAGCGGACGTACCGGCCGCCGTTCCACCGTCCCCACCGGCTGTCGGTGGACGGCCGCGTCGAGCGCGGGCCGTTCGCGCTGGCCGCCGCCTTCCAGCTCACCTCCGGACGGCCGATCTCCGAGGTCGCTGGGGCCTACCTGGACCTGACCGAAGCGATCGCGCGCGGCATCCCGATCGAGGCCGCGTCCGGGCCGGGCGTCGTCCTGTTCGCCCCGGAGCCGTACGGGGGGCGGACGCCCCCCTATGCCCGCCTGGACGTGTCGGCGGAGTGGGCCGTCCGGATCCCCGGCGCGCGGGCCGTCGTGCAGGCAGCCGTCCTCAATGCCACCGACCGGGCCAACGTGTTCTACTACGACGCCCTCCGCGCTGAGCCGGTGAATCAGCTTCCGCTCCTGCCGACGCTCGGCCTGCGCGTCGAGGTGGAATGA
- the typA gene encoding translational GTPase TypA: MQIRNVAIVAHVDHGKTTLVDALLQQSGTFAAHEAITERVMDSMDLEREKGITIMAKNTAVRYATDAGEKMKINIVDTPGHADFGGEVERTLRMVDGIMLLVDAAEGPLPQTRFVLSKALALGLVPIVVINKIDRGDARASEVLDEIYDLFIDLDADEHQLDFPVIYAVARDGECTLELGSELTDLKPVFETIVNTVPAPAGDPEATLQVLVTDVKPDNFLGPIAIARVVNGTLKVKQRVLMCHRTGETKAAQVTSLFVSEGLDRVEAETATAGDIVYIGGMTGIGLGESLTDIDDPQPLAALDIDEPTLSMEFRVNDSPFVGKDGKYVTSRNLRDRLMKEGEANLALRIDETETTDRYLVFGRGELQMAILIEQMRREGYEFAVGMPQVITKQVNGKTHEPYERATVDVAEEFMGVVIETLGTRKGMMVEMKNNGGGRIRMTFEIPARGLIGYRTEFLTDTKGTGLLTHLFDGYRPWAGNITHRATGAIVADRNGKVTPYTIVNLQERGQLFVEPGDEVYNGMIVGENARDEDMEVNATKEKKLTNMRASGSDNFLKMNPSKKMSLEEAIEFIRDDELIEITPHHMRLRKRHLDTHERKRATNARKNAEG; encoded by the coding sequence ATGCAGATCCGCAACGTCGCCATCGTCGCCCACGTCGACCACGGCAAGACCACCCTCGTCGACGCCCTGCTGCAGCAGAGCGGCACCTTCGCCGCCCACGAGGCCATCACCGAACGCGTGATGGACTCCATGGACCTCGAGCGCGAGAAGGGCATCACGATCATGGCCAAGAACACGGCCGTGCGCTACGCGACCGACGCGGGCGAGAAGATGAAGATCAACATCGTCGACACCCCCGGCCACGCCGACTTCGGGGGCGAGGTCGAGCGCACACTCCGCATGGTGGACGGCATCATGCTGCTGGTCGACGCCGCCGAGGGACCGCTGCCGCAGACGCGCTTCGTGCTCTCGAAGGCGCTCGCGCTCGGGCTGGTGCCCATCGTGGTCATCAACAAGATCGACCGCGGCGACGCCCGCGCCTCCGAGGTGCTGGACGAGATCTACGACCTGTTCATCGACCTCGACGCCGACGAGCATCAGCTCGACTTCCCGGTCATCTACGCCGTCGCGCGTGACGGCGAGTGCACGCTGGAGCTGGGCTCGGAGCTGACCGACCTCAAGCCGGTCTTCGAGACCATCGTGAACACCGTCCCGGCGCCCGCCGGCGACCCGGAGGCGACGCTGCAGGTGCTCGTCACGGACGTCAAGCCGGACAACTTCCTGGGTCCGATCGCCATCGCACGCGTGGTCAACGGCACGCTCAAGGTGAAGCAGCGCGTGCTGATGTGCCACCGCACCGGTGAGACCAAGGCCGCGCAGGTGACCAGCCTGTTCGTCTCCGAAGGCCTGGACCGCGTCGAGGCGGAGACGGCCACCGCCGGTGACATCGTCTACATCGGCGGCATGACCGGCATCGGGCTGGGCGAGTCGCTCACCGACATCGACGACCCCCAGCCGCTGGCGGCGCTCGACATCGACGAGCCGACGCTGTCGATGGAGTTCCGCGTCAACGACTCGCCGTTCGTGGGCAAGGACGGCAAGTACGTCACCTCCCGCAACCTGCGCGACCGGCTGATGAAGGAGGGCGAGGCCAACCTGGCCCTCCGCATCGACGAGACCGAGACGACGGACCGCTACCTCGTCTTCGGCCGGGGCGAGCTGCAGATGGCGATCCTGATCGAGCAGATGCGCCGCGAGGGCTACGAGTTCGCCGTCGGCATGCCGCAGGTGATCACGAAGCAGGTCAACGGCAAGACGCACGAGCCGTACGAGCGCGCGACGGTCGACGTGGCCGAGGAGTTCATGGGCGTCGTGATCGAGACGCTGGGCACGCGCAAGGGCATGATGGTCGAGATGAAGAACAACGGCGGCGGGCGCATCCGGATGACGTTCGAGATCCCGGCGCGCGGCCTGATCGGCTACCGGACCGAGTTCCTGACCGACACCAAGGGGACGGGCCTGCTGACGCACCTCTTCGACGGCTACCGGCCGTGGGCGGGCAACATCACGCACCGCGCGACGGGCGCCATCGTGGCGGACCGCAACGGCAAGGTGACGCCCTACACCATCGTCAACCTGCAGGAGCGCGGCCAGCTGTTCGTGGAGCCCGGCGACGAGGTCTACAACGGCATGATCGTCGGCGAGAACGCGCGTGACGAGGACATGGAGGTCAACGCGACCAAGGAGAAGAAGCTGACCAACATGCGGGCCTCGGGCTCGGACAACTTCCTCAAGATGAACCCCTCCAAGAAGATGTCCCTGGAGGAGGCCATCGAGTTCATCCGGGACGACGAGCTGATCGAGATCACGCCCCACCACATGCGGCTCCGCAAGCGCCACCTCGACACGCACGAGCGCAAGCGCGCCACCAACGCCCGCAAGAACGCGGAGGGGTAA
- a CDS encoding aldo/keto reductase: MQTRSIGSLTVSTVGLGCNNFGWHIDEATSQTVVDAALDAGITHFDTAELYGEGASEAFLGRALGSRRDEVVIATKFGYRSGDGPTGKGAPDAVRAACEGSLRRLGTDRIDLYYLHRPDPATPIADTLGALADLVTEGKVREVGCSGFSADQLREAEAAATGVRFVAVQNEYSLLHREPEDGMLDACHEADVAFVPYFPLKSGLLTGKYRKGDAPPEGSRLGGAEGSRFQSMGDALLTPANLDTVERLIAFSEACGHTILDLAFAYLLAHEPVASVIAGATKPSQIGGNVAAAAWTLSPDDLAEVDAVLAATA, from the coding sequence ATGCAGACTCGCTCCATCGGTTCGCTGACCGTCTCCACCGTCGGCCTCGGGTGCAACAACTTTGGCTGGCACATCGACGAGGCCACCTCGCAGACGGTCGTGGACGCGGCGCTCGACGCGGGCATCACGCACTTCGACACGGCCGAGCTGTACGGCGAGGGCGCGTCGGAGGCGTTCCTCGGCCGCGCCCTCGGGTCCCGCCGGGACGAGGTCGTGATCGCGACCAAGTTCGGATACCGGAGCGGCGACGGTCCGACCGGGAAGGGGGCCCCGGACGCCGTTCGCGCGGCGTGCGAGGGCAGCCTGCGGCGCCTCGGCACCGACCGCATCGACCTGTACTACCTCCACCGACCGGACCCGGCCACGCCCATCGCCGACACGCTCGGCGCGCTGGCCGACCTGGTGACCGAAGGCAAGGTGCGCGAAGTCGGCTGCTCGGGCTTCTCCGCCGACCAGCTTCGCGAGGCCGAAGCCGCGGCGACCGGCGTCCGGTTCGTGGCTGTCCAGAACGAGTACAGCCTGCTCCACCGCGAGCCCGAGGACGGGATGCTCGACGCGTGCCACGAGGCCGACGTAGCCTTCGTGCCGTACTTCCCGCTCAAGAGCGGCCTGCTGACGGGCAAGTACCGCAAGGGCGACGCTCCGCCCGAGGGCTCCCGCCTCGGCGGCGCCGAGGGCAGCCGCTTCCAGTCCATGGGCGACGCGCTCCTGACGCCCGCCAACCTCGACACGGTCGAGCGGCTGATCGCGTTTTCGGAAGCGTGCGGCCACACCATCCTGGACCTCGCCTTCGCATACCTGCTCGCCCACGAGCCGGTCGCGAGCGTCATCGCGGGCGCCACGAAGCCGTCCCAGATCGGGGGCAACGTCGCCGCGGCGGCCTGGACGCTCTCGCCCGACGACCTCGCCGAGGTGGACGCGGTGCTGGCGGCTACCGCGTGA
- a CDS encoding MIP/aquaporin family protein gives MAAKLLTEFLGTFFLVLTIGLTVLIGSTYAPFAIAGVLIGAIYMGGHISRAHYNPAVTLAFWLRGGIPGSQVVPYMGVQVLAAIVAAFAADTITGDVLQVMPAEETGLGAFFLLELLFTFLLALVILNVAIAPTTRGNDSYGLAIGMVVLGGALAAGPISGGAFNPAVAVGPILVDQMIGDGASLAGLWVYLVAPFSGGALAALAYGVMNPDAPDGA, from the coding sequence ATGGCCGCCAAGCTGCTCACGGAGTTCCTCGGCACGTTCTTCCTCGTGCTCACCATCGGCCTGACGGTACTCATCGGGAGCACGTATGCGCCGTTCGCCATCGCGGGCGTGCTGATCGGCGCCATCTACATGGGCGGGCACATCTCGCGGGCGCACTACAACCCCGCCGTGACGCTGGCCTTCTGGCTGCGCGGCGGGATCCCTGGCTCGCAGGTGGTGCCGTACATGGGCGTGCAGGTGCTCGCCGCCATCGTGGCCGCCTTCGCCGCCGACACCATCACCGGGGACGTGCTCCAGGTGATGCCCGCGGAGGAGACCGGGCTCGGGGCCTTCTTCCTGCTGGAGCTGCTGTTCACGTTCCTGCTGGCGCTCGTCATCCTCAACGTGGCGATCGCGCCCACCACGCGGGGCAACGATTCGTACGGCCTGGCCATCGGGATGGTCGTGCTCGGAGGGGCCCTCGCGGCCGGCCCCATCTCGGGGGGCGCCTTCAACCCGGCGGTCGCGGTCGGGCCCATCCTCGTCGACCAGATGATCGGCGACGGAGCCTCGCTCGCAGGGCTCTGGGTGTACCTCGTGGCCCCGTTCTCGGGGGGCGCGCTGGCAGCGCTCGCGTACGGGGTGATGAACCCGGACGCCCCAGACGGTGCGTGA
- the holA gene encoding DNA polymerase III subunit delta encodes MAKGRSKTGASFDDLATGFKNGQFAPLYFFYGEEGWFMDELQRLAVDHAVAPHERDFNLDVVFGPEASAQAVLAQCAQFPMMAARRLVVVRGFEKLDDNSLFKSYAEAPNPHTVVVLLCNAKPNVSAHPYRALREKAVWSNFEPLKPAALPGWVDKRFRARRVETESGAAALLAEMAGSDLRSLDAEVEKLITYVGERKRVTRDDVLRAAGHSADQNPFELQSALGRGDVPHALAIADALLAQAGNRRGEAIRMVALLASHMTKLWKLTGCLESGTPEREWAGQIGVSPYFLRDYVPPAKRYGRAGVRRAFEALLAADLELKGGSHRDERLILTLALRRAAATAP; translated from the coding sequence ATGGCCAAAGGCCGCTCCAAGACCGGCGCCTCGTTCGACGACCTCGCCACCGGCTTCAAAAACGGCCAGTTCGCGCCGCTGTACTTCTTCTACGGCGAGGAGGGCTGGTTCATGGACGAGCTGCAGCGGCTGGCGGTAGACCACGCCGTGGCGCCCCACGAGCGCGACTTCAACCTCGATGTCGTGTTCGGGCCGGAGGCGAGCGCGCAGGCCGTCCTCGCACAGTGCGCCCAGTTCCCGATGATGGCTGCACGTCGGCTCGTGGTCGTGCGTGGGTTCGAGAAGCTCGACGACAACAGCCTCTTCAAGAGCTACGCCGAGGCGCCGAACCCCCACACCGTCGTCGTCCTGCTGTGCAACGCGAAGCCGAACGTCTCGGCGCATCCCTACCGGGCGCTCCGCGAGAAGGCCGTCTGGTCCAACTTCGAGCCGCTCAAGCCCGCCGCGCTGCCCGGCTGGGTCGACAAACGGTTCCGCGCGCGGCGCGTCGAGACCGAGTCGGGGGCAGCAGCGCTGCTCGCCGAGATGGCGGGCTCCGACCTCCGCTCCCTCGACGCCGAGGTGGAGAAGCTCATCACGTACGTCGGCGAGCGGAAGCGGGTCACGCGCGACGACGTCCTGCGGGCCGCAGGCCACTCGGCCGACCAGAACCCGTTCGAACTCCAGAGTGCACTCGGCCGCGGCGACGTCCCGCACGCGCTCGCCATCGCCGACGCGCTCCTCGCGCAGGCGGGCAACCGGCGCGGCGAGGCCATCCGCATGGTCGCCCTGCTGGCGTCTCACATGACGAAGCTCTGGAAGCTGACAGGCTGTCTTGAGTCCGGCACGCCAGAACGCGAGTGGGCCGGACAGATCGGCGTGAGTCCGTACTTCCTCCGTGACTACGTGCCACCCGCGAAGCGGTACGGGCGCGCAGGCGTCCGCCGGGCTTTCGAAGCGCTCCTGGCAGCCGATCTCGAACTCAAGGGGGGCTCTCACCGCGACGAGCGGCTCATCCTGACCCTCGCACTCCGTCGTGCAGCGGCGACAGCTCCTTAG
- a CDS encoding RNA polymerase sigma factor has translation MNDEDLMSQFQMGTVEAFDILVSRYHDPLTNYIYRFLGDLKECEDLLQETFLRVYRNRHSYRRIAKFSTWLYTIAGNLARSEYRKRKRRRLYSLQSVNRDDEEYEVEIPDETFLPDKHAEGTIQDKYIQEALAQIPEEFREVVVLRDVQQLAYEEIADITGLPMGTVKSRINRGRTKLQGILKEVYTPEEA, from the coding sequence ATGAACGACGAGGACCTGATGTCCCAGTTCCAGATGGGGACGGTCGAGGCGTTCGACATCCTCGTCAGCCGCTACCACGACCCGCTGACGAACTACATCTACCGGTTCCTCGGCGACCTCAAGGAGTGTGAGGATCTGCTCCAGGAGACGTTCCTGCGCGTCTACCGCAACCGCCACAGCTACCGTCGAATTGCCAAGTTCTCGACGTGGCTCTACACCATCGCCGGCAACCTCGCCCGGTCCGAGTACCGCAAGCGCAAGCGCCGCCGCCTGTACAGCCTCCAGTCCGTCAACCGTGACGACGAGGAGTACGAGGTCGAGATCCCCGACGAGACCTTCCTCCCGGACAAGCACGCCGAGGGCACCATCCAGGACAAGTACATCCAGGAGGCGCTCGCGCAGATCCCCGAGGAGTTCCGCGAGGTGGTCGTCCTCCGCGACGTGCAGCAGCTCGCCTACGAGGAGATCGCCGACATCACGGGCCTCCCGATGGGCACGGTCAAGAGCCGCATCAACCGCGGCCGGACCAAGCTGCAGGGCATCCTCAAGGAGGTCTACACGCCCGAGGAGGCGTAG